In Microtus ochrogaster isolate Prairie Vole_2 unplaced genomic scaffold, MicOch1.0 UNK34, whole genome shotgun sequence, one genomic interval encodes:
- the LOC102002813 gene encoding melanoma antigen preferentially expressed in tumors-like, translating to MDNKKPNTLLDLAIHQLLSNETAAIHAVEKIPRELFAPLFCASFKGVHKNIVKAMVKVWPYTCLHIGTFTIREHHRELLTAMLECLPFLPGQNSGSRSPKLRILDLREYSGCKIVCPEIRTKSPACLFSCAHSEHSILKTQSQQSIASSEPEVQPSNLPMELIVNISLVSGITLWQHEFLALLLKKVEDSSGSLHLCCRNLEIDKLGDRKNILNYLDLKCLINLSVFQGSLIDVNNLLTRVGQLRRFCLSRITCRSLNGKVFRNFVSHLRCMDHLNELNLHSFVLTDHLETALRVLPTSLDFLHLTFCELSYNDFKFLAECPQANHLKLLNISSNPMYWEDCEPFYNLLHRISGTLQHLAVTQCVLTDSMVAGVIPALSHCSQLQELNLSANPVSMPMLMRLLEHLTSLMELKYLIYPIPVHCYGRWPIQESLDQQKTANVQARLKRMLREAGRSNMIWFTYPR from the exons ATGGACAACAAGAAACCAAACACACTCCTGGATCTTGCTATACATCAACTCCTGAGTAATGAAACTGCAGCCATTCATGCTGTTGAGAAGATCCCAAGGGAGCTATTTGCTCCACTATTCTGTGCCTCCTTCAAGGGTGTGCATAAGAATATAGTGAAGGCAATGGTGAAAGTTTGGCCCTATACTTGTCTCCATATCGGCACATTTACTATACGAGAACACCATCGTGAACTCCTGACAGCCATGCTGGAATGTCTTCCATTCCTGCCTGGTCAGAACTCGGGATCTAG gAGCCCCAAACTGAGGATCTTAGATTTAAGGGAGTATTCTGGCTGCAAGATTGTTTGCCCGGAGATCCGTACTAAGTCACCAGCATGCTTGTTCTCCTGTGCTCACTCAGAGCACTCAATCTTGAAGACACAGTCGCAGCAGAGTATTGCAAGTTCAGAACCTGAGGTTCAACCTTCTAATCTTCCCATGGAATTAATAGTGAACATCTCCCTTGTTAGTGGTATCACCCTATGGCAACATGAATTTTTGGCTCTGCTTCTGAAAAAAGTGGAAGACAGTTCAGGGTCTTTGCATCTATGCTGCCGAAATTTGGAAATCGATAAATTGGGTGATAGGAAAAACATCCTTAACTATTTAGATCTTAAATGTCTAATCAACCTGTCAGTATTTCAGGGTTCTCTTATTGATGTCAACAACCTTCTGACTCGGGTGGGACAGCTGAGAAGATTTTGCCTGTCTAGAATCACTTGTAGATCTTTGAATGGGAAAGTTTTCCGGAATTTTGTCTCACACCTTAGGTGTATGGACCATCTCAATGAACTCAATTTGCATTCTTTCGTCCTCACCGATCATCTGGAAACTGCCCTGCG AGTCCTCCCAACCAGTTTGGATTTCTTACATCTAACATTCTGTGAACTTTCTTACAACGATTTCAAGTTTCTAGCTGAGTGCCCTCAAGCCAACCACTTAAAGCTGCTGAATATCAGCAGTAATCCGATGTACTGGGAAGATTGTGAGCCCTTTTATAACCTCTTGCATAGAATCTCTGGCACCTTGCAGCATCTGGCAGTTACTCAGTGTGTTTTAACAGATTCTATGGTGGCTGGTGTCATCCCAGCACTAAGTCACTGTTCCCAACTCCAAGAGCTGAACCTCTCCGCAAATCCTGTTAGTATGCCCATGCTCATGAGACTCCTTGAGCACTTAACATCCTTGATGGAGCTTAAATACCTGATATATCCTATCCCTGTGCATTGCTATGGGAGATGGCCCATCCAAGAGAGTTTAGATCAGCAGAAAACGGCTAATGTGCAGGCACGATTGAAACGAATGCTACGTGAAGCAGGGCGGAGCAACATGATTTGGTTTACTTACCCTAGATAA